The nucleotide window TACATCGTCCGGCAGATTGTCGAGGCGCACGGCGGCCACATCCACGTGGAGGACACGCCCGGCGGCGGCGCCACCTTCGCGGTGGAGCTGCCGCTCTAGGACGCGCCGGGCTCGTCGCGAACGAAGGCGAAGCCCGGTGGCACCTCCAGGCGATAGCCCGGGTCCTCGAACACCAGCCGCGCGCCGGTGCCCTCCAGCATCTCCCGCAGGTGACGCACGTGCACGCGCAGCGCGTTGTCGTGCAGCCTCGGGTCATAGGCCGCTTCCCACATGGCCCGCACGCAGTCCTCCTTGGGCAGCGTGCGGCCCGGACGTCGGGCCAGCGCGTAGAGCAGCCTCCGCGGGAGCACGCGCCTGGCGAGCGAGACGGAGCGGGCTCCCGCGCGCAGCTCGTGGTGGCGCGCGTCGAGCACCACCGCGTCCGACGCGGCGACGGGCGCCTCGACGGCCAGACGCGAGCCGGTGGAGGTCACCACCCGCAGCGAGGCGAGCGAGCGCGCCAGCTCCGGAATCAGCTCCGGGTCCGCCTCGCCCTCCGCGGCGGACCGCGCCGCGGCCTCCAGCGAGGCACGTGACTCCGCCGCGCGCTCGGCCAGCCGATGCAGCAGCGCCCGCGACAGGTGCGCCAGCGCGCGCTCCAGGGCGAAGTCCTCGCCGCGCGCCAGCGGCTCCAGCGAGGCCAGGAGTCCCTCGGCGCGCACGCTGTCGCCCGCCGTCGCCGAGGCCAATGCCACCAGCGCCCGCTGCCGCGCCGCCATGCCCGGGCGCACCTCGCGAGGCTCCACCGCCGACGGGCGCTCCACCTGCCTCAGCACATCGGCGGCGCGGGCGGCCTCGGCGGCGCGGGCCAGTCCCTCGGCGCCTCGGGCCCGTGCGTCCGCCGCGGCCTCGTCGAGCAGCGCGAGCCCCTCCGCGCGCCGCCCCAGCTCCAGCAGCATGCGCCCGGCGCTGACGCGGGAGAGATGGTGGATGAAGAGATAGCCGCCCTGCTGCGCGCGGGCCGACGTCTCACGCAGGCCCGCGAGTGACGCCCCGCGCTCTCCGCGCTCGCCCCGGACGAGGGCGGCGATGCAGTCGAGCTCCAGCGCCAGCCTCGGCGCGCCCAGCTGGCCCAGCTTCTCCCGAGCGCCCGCGAGCGCGGCCTCCGCTTGAGCGAAGCGGCCGAGCCGGCTGAGGATGCCCGCGGACATGGCGGCCACCAGCGGGCCGCGCGAGTTGAGCGGCGCGCCCTCCAGCAAGGACAGACACTGGTTGAGCGGCTCCTCCAGCCCGTCGTCCCGGCCTTCAATCCAACACATCAGCGCGCGGGCATAGGCCCCCCAGCCGAGCACGCGCCGGTCCTCGGTCGCGGAGCACGCCGCGTCCAGCATCTCCAGGGACTCATCCAGTCGCCCCTGGAAGAAGCGCAGCGCGGCCCACGCCAGGAGCTGCTGGAGGAACACCTCCGCGTCGCGCGGCATGGGCATCGACTGCAGCGTCCGCTCGCACGCGTCCAGCTCCAGCGAGAAGAGCGCCACGCGCACCAGCACCGTCCCCACCTGCTCGCGCAGGTCCGCGTCCCCGTCCTCACCGAGCGACGCGCGCAGCGCCAGGAGCTCCTCGTAGGCGCGGCGCAGGTCCAACAGGCGCACCTGGGCCCGGGCCCGGGCCAGTCCCACGTCGGGCGTGCACAGCGCGGGCGGCAGCGAGCCCAGCAGCGTGAGCAGCTCCCCGGCCGCGCCCTGGCGCACGAGCGCCTCCGCCTCCCCGACGATGAAGGCGCGACGCTCCTCGTGTCGTCCCAGGGCCTGCAGGTGGCGGGACATCGCGCGCACCCGCACCACCTCCGGCAGCGGCTCGCGTGACAGCAGCGCGAGCAGCGCCTCGTGCGCCGCGCGTGACTCCTCGGCGTCGAGCAGCGACTGGAACGCCTCGCGCACCAGGTCGTGCACGCCATGGCGGCCGCGCGCGTCCGTCTCCACGAGGAGCCGGGCCGACAGCCTTCGCAGCGCCTCGCCGGCGCCACCGTCCGGCAGCACGTCGGCGAGCGCGGAGGCGGGCAGCGGCAGCTCCGACAACGCGAGCACCGCGGCCACGCGCCGCTCATCCGGCGGCAGCGACGAGAGCGCCGCGCGCACCGGCTCCTCCACATCCGCGTCGTTCGCGTGCGCGCGGCGCAAGAGGAACGGCACACCCCGGGAGCGGGCCCAGGCCGCGGCGAAGCCCTCGCGCGCGCCATACAGCGTGTCCAGCTGCCGCCACAGCAGCTTCGCGGCGGACTCCGGCAGCCCATCCAGTCGCAGCTCGATGCGGTCCGGGCTCGTGGCCTGGCGGGGGAGCTCCTCGCGCGAGGTGGCCAGGAGCGCGCCCTTTCGCAGCCGCCCGCCGAGCCCCTCCACCAACGCCACGCGCTCCTCGCGCGCGAGCACGTGCAGG belongs to Myxococcus fulvus and includes:
- a CDS encoding AAA family ATPase; protein product: MRAGTPPPPRGRRRAPGTAPRGKREPREAVARTSAPRGLGPPAVFVGRKQELQRLSSLLRRVRTGVVYGLPGVGKSALVAAVAARHRGPVVHRRIAPGDALDSVVDDARRLLREAPVAQALSDDARLEDLARELDARGALFVVDDLHVLAREERVALVEGLGGRLRKGALLATSREELPRQATSPDRIELRLDGLPESAAKLLWRQLDTLYGAREGFAAAWARSRGVPFLLRRAHANDADVEEPVRAALSSLPPDERRVAAVLALSELPLPASALADVLPDGGAGEALRRLSARLLVETDARGRHGVHDLVREAFQSLLDAEESRAAHEALLALLSREPLPEVVRVRAMSRHLQALGRHEERRAFIVGEAEALVRQGAAGELLTLLGSLPPALCTPDVGLARARAQVRLLDLRRAYEELLALRASLGEDGDADLREQVGTVLVRVALFSLELDACERTLQSMPMPRDAEVFLQQLLAWAALRFFQGRLDESLEMLDAACSATEDRRVLGWGAYARALMCWIEGRDDGLEEPLNQCLSLLEGAPLNSRGPLVAAMSAGILSRLGRFAQAEAALAGAREKLGQLGAPRLALELDCIAALVRGERGERGASLAGLRETSARAQQGGYLFIHHLSRVSAGRMLLELGRRAEGLALLDEAAADARARGAEGLARAAEAARAADVLRQVERPSAVEPREVRPGMAARQRALVALASATAGDSVRAEGLLASLEPLARGEDFALERALAHLSRALLHRLAERAAESRASLEAAARSAAEGEADPELIPELARSLASLRVVTSTGSRLAVEAPVAASDAVVLDARHHELRAGARSVSLARRVLPRRLLYALARRPGRTLPKEDCVRAMWEAAYDPRLHDNALRVHVRHLREMLEGTGARLVFEDPGYRLEVPPGFAFVRDEPGAS